From a single Labrenzia sp. PHM005 genomic region:
- the fabI gene encoding enoyl-ACP reductase FabI, producing the protein MSNLMKGKRGLIMGVANNHSIAWGIAKTLSEHGAELAFTYQGDAFGKRAKPLADSVGSDILLPCDVEDIDSVDAVFNTLKEKWGTIDFLVHAIGFSDKNELAGKYADTSRENFSRTMVISCFSFTEITKRAAELMPNGGSIITLTYGGSTKVMPNYNVMGVAKAALESSVRYLAADYGSQNIRVNAISAGPVRTLAGSGVSDARLMFNFQKRNSPLHRTVSLEEIGGTGLYLLSELSGGVTGEVHFVDSGYNIMSMPQLEELKAQETSAD; encoded by the coding sequence ATGTCTAATTTGATGAAGGGCAAACGCGGCCTAATCATGGGCGTTGCCAACAATCACTCGATTGCCTGGGGCATTGCCAAAACCCTGTCCGAACACGGCGCCGAACTTGCCTTCACCTACCAGGGTGATGCCTTTGGCAAACGCGCCAAACCATTGGCCGACTCCGTCGGCTCGGACATTCTGCTGCCATGTGATGTTGAGGACATTGACTCGGTCGATGCGGTCTTCAACACCTTGAAGGAAAAGTGGGGCACCATCGATTTCCTGGTGCACGCTATCGGCTTTTCCGACAAGAACGAACTTGCCGGCAAATACGCTGACACCTCCCGGGAGAACTTCTCCCGCACCATGGTGATTTCCTGTTTCTCCTTTACCGAAATCACCAAACGCGCAGCTGAACTGATGCCCAATGGCGGATCAATCATCACCTTGACGTATGGCGGATCGACCAAAGTGATGCCGAACTACAATGTCATGGGTGTCGCAAAAGCGGCTCTGGAATCATCGGTCCGCTACTTGGCCGCCGACTATGGTTCTCAAAACATCCGTGTCAATGCGATCTCCGCAGGACCGGTCCGCACGCTGGCCGGTTCAGGTGTGTCCGATGCGCGGTTGATGTTCAACTTCCAGAAGCGCAATTCTCCGCTCCACCGGACTGTTTCGCTCGAAGAAATCGGTGGCACAGGGCTTTACCTTCTGTCGGAGCTTTCCGGCGGTGTGACCGGCGAAGTGCATTTCGTCGACAGCGGCTACAACATCATGTCCATGCCACAGCTTGAAGAGCTGAAAGCGCAAGAAACCAGCGCGGATTGA
- a CDS encoding D-glycerate dehydrogenase, protein MAKKKPVVVVTRKLPDVVETRMRELFETRLNENDRPFSQAELVEAVRTADVLVPTVTDRIDSSVLSQAGENLKLIANFGNGVDNIDVVTANNRGINVTNTPGVLTEDTADMTMALMLAVPRRLSAGIHALESGDWAGWSPTWMLGHRIWGKRLGIIGMGRIGQAVARRAKAFGMSIHYHNRRRVPAEIEEELEATYWESLDQMLARMDVVSVHCPHTPGTFHLLSARRLKLLKQDAYVVNTARGEVIDENALIRMLEAGELAGAGLDVFEHEPAVNPKLVKLDNVVLLPHMGSATIEGRIEMGEKVIINIKTFMDGHRPPDRVLPSML, encoded by the coding sequence ATGGCGAAAAAGAAGCCTGTCGTCGTTGTGACCCGGAAACTTCCGGATGTGGTCGAAACCCGGATGCGCGAACTTTTTGAAACGCGCCTCAATGAAAATGACAGGCCCTTTAGTCAGGCCGAGCTGGTCGAAGCCGTCAGAACAGCGGATGTGCTGGTCCCGACGGTGACAGACCGGATCGATTCCTCGGTCCTGTCGCAGGCTGGTGAAAATCTCAAGCTGATCGCCAACTTCGGTAATGGTGTCGACAACATCGATGTGGTGACGGCCAACAACCGGGGCATCAATGTCACCAACACCCCAGGTGTTTTGACCGAAGACACCGCCGACATGACCATGGCGCTGATGCTGGCCGTGCCGCGGCGCCTGTCTGCTGGGATCCACGCGCTGGAAAGCGGCGACTGGGCTGGCTGGTCCCCAACATGGATGCTGGGTCACCGGATCTGGGGCAAACGCCTTGGCATCATCGGCATGGGACGGATCGGTCAGGCGGTCGCCCGGCGCGCCAAAGCCTTCGGCATGTCGATCCACTATCACAACCGCCGCCGTGTTCCTGCAGAGATCGAAGAAGAACTCGAAGCTACTTATTGGGAAAGTCTCGATCAGATGCTGGCCCGCATGGATGTGGTGTCTGTGCACTGCCCGCACACGCCAGGCACGTTCCATCTTTTGTCCGCACGGCGCCTAAAGCTGCTCAAGCAGGACGCCTATGTGGTCAACACTGCCCGCGGCGAAGTCATCGATGAAAACGCCTTGATCCGTATGCTGGAAGCCGGTGAGCTGGCAGGTGCAGGTCTTGACGTGTTCGAGCACGAGCCGGCGGTCAATCCAAAGCTCGTGAAACTCGATAATGTTGTCCTGCTGCCGCACATGGGTTCAGCCACAATTGAAGGCCGGATCGAGATGGGCGAAAAAGTCATCATCAACATCAAGACCTTCATGGACGGCCACCGCCCGCCGGACCGCGTCTTGCCGTCGATGCTGTGA
- a CDS encoding GNAT family N-acetyltransferase encodes MPPEIHLETDRLICRGWQDEDLDPFAEMCADPEVMRYFPEPMTRETTAALIGRAKAKQERDGFCFGPVETKADGEFLGFVGLSIPAYEKPLPFDPCVEIGWRLKRSAWGKGYASEAAGAWLRFGFETIGLKEIVSFTSNNNLPSQKVMERIGMRRDPADDFVHPMLEPDHPLAAHVLYRLDRQRWVGGQDKIESR; translated from the coding sequence ATGCCGCCTGAAATCCACCTAGAAACCGACCGCTTGATCTGCCGGGGCTGGCAAGACGAGGACTTGGATCCTTTCGCCGAGATGTGCGCTGACCCGGAGGTGATGCGGTATTTCCCGGAGCCGATGACAAGAGAAACAACTGCTGCATTAATCGGTCGGGCGAAAGCGAAACAGGAAAGGGATGGGTTTTGCTTTGGTCCTGTCGAGACAAAAGCCGATGGTGAGTTCCTCGGTTTTGTGGGCTTAAGCATTCCGGCCTATGAGAAGCCTTTGCCGTTCGATCCTTGTGTCGAAATAGGCTGGCGGCTGAAACGTTCGGCCTGGGGAAAGGGTTACGCCAGTGAGGCCGCCGGGGCCTGGCTTCGATTCGGTTTTGAAACCATCGGCCTTAAGGAGATCGTCTCCTTCACCTCCAATAACAATCTGCCGTCACAGAAGGTGATGGAGCGGATTGGGATGCGTCGGGATCCTGCTGATGACTTTGTGCATCCAATGCTCGAGCCCGATCACCCTTTGGCGGCCCACGTACTCTACCGCTTGGATCGGCAACGTTGGGTGGGTGGCCAGGACAAGATTGAAAGCCGATAA
- the hemJ gene encoding protoporphyrinogen oxidase HemJ, which translates to MDLFLWIKSLHVISIIAWMAGMLYLPRLFVYHVDAEIGSVQSETFKVMERRLLKAIINPSMIAAWVFGLWMAYELEAWTDGWFHAKFALVFLMSGVHGHLSKCVKQFAADENTRSARYYRILNEVPTVLMIFIVILVIGKPF; encoded by the coding sequence ATGGATCTGTTTCTCTGGATCAAATCCCTTCATGTCATTTCGATCATCGCGTGGATGGCCGGGATGCTCTATTTGCCGCGGCTGTTTGTCTATCACGTCGACGCGGAAATCGGATCGGTTCAGTCAGAAACCTTCAAGGTGATGGAACGCCGGCTGTTAAAGGCGATCATCAATCCGTCCATGATTGCGGCCTGGGTGTTTGGGCTCTGGATGGCTTATGAACTGGAAGCCTGGACCGACGGTTGGTTTCACGCCAAATTTGCTTTGGTGTTTCTGATGTCAGGAGTTCATGGTCATTTGTCGAAATGTGTGAAGCAATTTGCGGCCGATGAAAACACCCGTTCGGCGCGCTATTACCGGATCCTCAATGAAGTGCCGACAGTTCTTATGATCTTCATTGTGATTCTGGTTATCGGCAAACCCTTCTAG
- a CDS encoding shikimate dehydrogenase, producing the protein MSSQKRKAAITGFPVDQSRSPLVHGYWLKKHGLDGAYGRVAVPPEEAKTFFNDFKTSGLVGANVTVPHKEVAFAACDHLDEAAKAMGAANTLWLDETGALCGANTDGLGFLGNLDQLAPGWDSESRTAVVLGAGGAARAIIWALLSRGITAVHIVNRTFEKAKVLEDQFGSKTKAHPWDKLGTLLEDADLLVNTTALGMAGKAPLEINLDPLPKSALVTDIVYVPLETDLLKQAASRGNPTVDGLGMLLHQAVPGFECWFGVRPEVDDGLRALVLEDLGVKV; encoded by the coding sequence ATGAGCAGTCAAAAAAGAAAAGCAGCCATCACCGGATTTCCGGTCGATCAATCCCGCTCACCACTGGTTCATGGCTATTGGCTGAAGAAACACGGCCTTGACGGCGCGTATGGCCGGGTCGCCGTGCCGCCGGAGGAAGCGAAAACCTTTTTCAATGACTTTAAAACATCCGGCCTGGTTGGGGCCAATGTGACGGTCCCGCACAAAGAAGTGGCATTCGCGGCGTGTGATCATCTGGACGAAGCAGCAAAGGCGATGGGCGCGGCTAATACACTCTGGCTCGATGAAACCGGAGCTTTATGCGGCGCCAATACTGATGGTCTGGGGTTTTTGGGAAACCTCGATCAACTTGCCCCTGGATGGGATTCTGAAAGCAGAACGGCAGTGGTTTTGGGAGCTGGCGGTGCCGCCCGTGCGATCATCTGGGCGTTGTTATCCCGTGGAATCACAGCCGTGCATATCGTCAACCGGACCTTTGAAAAGGCCAAGGTTCTTGAAGATCAATTTGGTTCAAAAACGAAAGCACATCCTTGGGATAAACTGGGGACACTTCTGGAAGACGCGGATCTTCTTGTAAACACGACAGCTCTCGGAATGGCGGGCAAAGCGCCTTTGGAGATCAATCTCGATCCGCTGCCGAAATCAGCTCTTGTGACAGATATCGTCTATGTGCCTCTCGAAACCGATTTATTGAAACAGGCAGCCAGCCGCGGCAACCCGACAGTTGATGGCCTTGGCATGTTGCTCCATCAGGCTGTGCCTGGGTTTGAATGCTGGTTTGGCGTCCGGCCTGAAGTTGACGATGGCTTAAGGGCCTTGGTGCTGGAAGACTTGGGAGTTAAGGTGTGA
- a CDS encoding SH3 domain-containing protein, translated as MARSIPTAYSLLFLGLVVFGATIFQSQAFAQGTTTGASGLPVPRFVSLKSDRVNVRLGPSREHDIAWTFVQSGLPVEIIQEFENWRRIRDWEGKQGWVFHSLLSGRRTALVTPWEKDNRTPLRVRSKSDADIVAELEPFVLATVGECAGGWCRVSGEEFNGWLDQTRLFGVYPDELIED; from the coding sequence ATGGCCCGTTCAATCCCGACCGCGTACTCATTGCTTTTCCTGGGGCTGGTAGTTTTTGGTGCGACAATTTTTCAGTCGCAAGCCTTCGCGCAGGGCACGACGACAGGTGCCTCCGGGCTTCCGGTTCCCCGGTTCGTCAGTCTGAAATCGGATCGGGTCAATGTCCGGCTCGGCCCATCGCGCGAACATGACATTGCCTGGACGTTCGTTCAGTCGGGCCTTCCGGTGGAAATCATCCAGGAATTTGAAAACTGGCGCCGGATCCGCGATTGGGAAGGCAAACAAGGCTGGGTGTTCCACTCACTCCTGTCCGGCCGGCGGACCGCTTTGGTCACCCCTTGGGAAAAGGACAACCGGACGCCGCTTCGGGTTCGGTCCAAATCCGATGCGGACATTGTAGCGGAATTGGAGCCGTTTGTTCTGGCAACCGTCGGCGAATGCGCTGGCGGCTGGTGCCGGGTCAGCGGTGAAGAGTTCAACGGTTGGCTCGATCAGACGAGGTTGTTCGGTGTCTATCCAGACGAACTGATCGAGGATTGA
- a CDS encoding Maf-like protein: protein MALVLASGSKIRAELMKNAGLAIDVDPADVDERAVEEPLLQAGFPPEDLASVLAEAKANDVSARRPGDLVIGADQILAFEGERRTKPDDMEEARRQLLAFSGKTHELLSAVVISKDGEAIWRHVSTARLTMRTLTPQFVGHYLAAAGDVVLSSVGAYQLESLGLQLFEKIDGDYFTILGLPMLPLLGQLRELGEIEA from the coding sequence ATGGCACTGGTTTTGGCAAGCGGCAGCAAGATCCGCGCAGAACTTATGAAAAACGCCGGTCTCGCAATCGACGTGGACCCGGCTGATGTCGATGAACGGGCTGTTGAAGAGCCTTTGTTGCAAGCCGGATTTCCGCCGGAAGACCTGGCAAGTGTTTTGGCCGAAGCCAAAGCAAATGACGTCAGCGCCCGCCGGCCGGGAGATCTGGTTATTGGAGCGGATCAGATCCTTGCTTTTGAAGGCGAGCGCCGGACCAAACCGGACGACATGGAAGAAGCCCGCCGCCAGCTTTTGGCGTTTTCGGGCAAAACCCATGAGCTTCTGTCAGCTGTTGTGATTTCTAAGGACGGCGAAGCCATCTGGCGGCATGTGTCCACTGCGCGCCTGACCATGCGAACGCTCACCCCTCAATTTGTTGGGCACTACCTGGCCGCCGCCGGTGATGTTGTGCTGTCGAGTGTCGGTGCCTACCAACTGGAAAGCCTTGGCCTGCAACTCTTTGAAAAGATTGACGGGGACTATTTCACCATCCTCGGTTTGCCAATGCTTCCGCTCTTGGGACAGCTGCGCGAGCTCGGAGAGATCGAGGCATGA
- the hemE gene encoding uroporphyrinogen decarboxylase, giving the protein MKSKDRAVMKVLSGEEIWPPPIWMMRQAGRYLPEYREVRAKAKNFLDFCYSPDLATEVTLQPIRRYGFDASILFSDIFVVPDAIGYPVRFEEGRGPVLEPLSSKLIDSLEQDKAEDHLKPVIETVSRLRADLPEETTLLGFCGAPWTVACYSVAGHTTQDQIAARVGAYRDPDLMQRFIDELVTASIRYLIRQLDAGADALQIFDTWAGVLDDAGFKRWSIEPTRRIVEGVKAARPEAKIIGFPKASSARMMAYIEGTGVDAVGFDWTAPDHLALEIQKKVPIQGNLDPMRLVAGGKALEDGVRHILDTFDKGPFIFNLGHGVTPDADPENVARMVEMVKKG; this is encoded by the coding sequence ATGAAGTCCAAAGATAGAGCCGTGATGAAGGTTCTCTCCGGAGAAGAAATCTGGCCGCCACCCATTTGGATGATGCGCCAGGCAGGCCGCTATCTTCCCGAATATCGCGAAGTTCGAGCCAAGGCGAAAAACTTCCTCGACTTCTGCTATTCCCCAGATCTTGCAACTGAGGTCACTCTCCAGCCGATCCGCCGGTATGGCTTTGATGCAAGCATTTTGTTCTCGGACATCTTCGTCGTGCCGGACGCGATCGGATATCCTGTGAGGTTTGAAGAAGGACGAGGTCCTGTTTTGGAACCTCTCTCTTCAAAGCTGATCGATAGTCTCGAGCAGGATAAAGCTGAGGATCATCTCAAACCGGTCATAGAAACGGTATCGCGCCTCAGAGCGGATCTGCCTGAGGAAACGACGCTCCTCGGCTTCTGCGGCGCTCCCTGGACAGTTGCGTGCTACTCGGTGGCTGGTCACACCACACAAGATCAGATTGCGGCCCGCGTCGGCGCTTATCGCGATCCGGATTTGATGCAGCGGTTCATCGATGAACTAGTAACGGCGTCTATCCGTTATTTGATCCGCCAGCTGGATGCGGGTGCTGATGCGCTCCAGATCTTCGACACGTGGGCTGGCGTTTTGGACGACGCAGGCTTCAAGCGCTGGAGCATTGAGCCGACACGCAGAATTGTTGAAGGCGTGAAAGCTGCCCGGCCGGAGGCAAAGATCATCGGCTTCCCGAAAGCCTCATCTGCCAGAATGATGGCCTATATTGAAGGCACTGGTGTCGATGCGGTTGGCTTTGATTGGACAGCCCCCGATCACTTGGCTCTGGAAATTCAGAAGAAAGTTCCAATCCAAGGCAATCTTGATCCTATGCGGTTGGTTGCCGGCGGCAAGGCTCTGGAAGATGGCGTGCGCCATATCCTGGACACCTTCGACAAGGGACCCTTCATCTTCAATCTTGGTCATGGCGTGACACCGGATGCGGATCCGGAAAATGTGGCGCGTATGGTTGAGATGGTGAAGAAGGGCTAA
- the coaE gene encoding dephospho-CoA kinase (Dephospho-CoA kinase (CoaE) performs the final step in coenzyme A biosynthesis.) has protein sequence MIILGLTGSIGMGKSTTAKMFSECGVPVHDSDATVHALYSGRAAPLIEAAFPGTVVDGVVDRSLLSPHVLGKPDAMKRLEKIVHPLVREEEIKFLDKARAKGHAVVVLDIPLLFETNGDERVARSVVVTADPDVQRERVLARPGMTEERFNAILAKQMPDAEKRRRADFLIDTGLGMESARRSVETILKAVTDIG, from the coding sequence GTGATCATACTTGGCCTCACCGGCTCAATCGGCATGGGCAAATCGACAACGGCCAAAATGTTCTCCGAATGCGGAGTGCCTGTCCACGATTCTGATGCCACCGTGCATGCACTTTATTCCGGCCGCGCTGCACCGCTGATTGAAGCCGCCTTCCCGGGCACGGTCGTTGATGGTGTCGTCGATCGATCTCTGCTCTCGCCGCATGTGCTGGGAAAACCGGACGCAATGAAACGGCTTGAAAAAATCGTTCACCCGCTGGTTCGCGAAGAAGAAATCAAATTCCTGGATAAGGCGCGTGCCAAAGGCCACGCTGTTGTTGTTCTAGACATTCCTTTGTTGTTCGAAACGAACGGTGACGAACGCGTAGCCAGATCTGTCGTCGTGACCGCGGATCCGGACGTTCAAAGAGAGCGGGTGCTGGCCCGGCCCGGCATGACCGAAGAACGTTTCAATGCGATCTTGGCCAAGCAAATGCCGGATGCAGAAAAACGCCGCAGGGCGGATTTTCTAATCGACACCGGATTGGGAATGGAGTCCGCCCGCCGGTCCGTCGAAACCATTTTGAAAGCTGTCACTGACATCGGCTGA
- the dnaQ gene encoding DNA polymerase III subunit epsilon, which produces MREISFDTETTGLNPRTGDRLVEIGGVELINHVPTGNVYHVYINPQRDMPEEAFRVHGLSAEFLSDKPLFEQVADEFLEFVGDGTLVIHNAAFDMGFINFELERCGRRSIPNTQVIDTLEIARRKHPTGPNSLDALCSRYGIDNSKRVKHGALLDAEILAEVYLEMIGGKQRALILDPDEEDVLSASAEGASEPGELGSFNARPRPAPLAALLKGDEFAAHQAFIEGMGDSALWKKYGG; this is translated from the coding sequence ATGCGTGAAATATCTTTCGATACGGAAACCACGGGTCTGAATCCGCGGACCGGTGACCGGCTGGTTGAGATCGGCGGTGTGGAACTGATCAATCACGTTCCGACCGGAAACGTCTATCATGTCTATATTAACCCCCAGCGGGATATGCCGGAAGAAGCCTTCCGGGTCCACGGTCTTTCAGCAGAGTTCTTGTCCGACAAACCGCTGTTTGAGCAAGTTGCCGATGAATTTCTGGAATTCGTCGGCGATGGGACGCTGGTGATCCACAATGCAGCCTTCGATATGGGCTTCATAAACTTTGAGCTGGAACGCTGCGGCCGGCGGAGTATTCCAAATACCCAGGTGATCGACACTCTGGAAATAGCCCGCCGCAAACACCCCACTGGCCCTAACTCCCTTGACGCGCTCTGCTCGCGGTATGGAATCGACAACTCCAAGCGCGTCAAACACGGCGCATTGCTCGACGCGGAAATTCTCGCCGAAGTCTATTTGGAGATGATCGGCGGCAAACAGCGGGCCTTGATCCTCGATCCGGATGAAGAAGACGTCTTGTCAGCAAGTGCTGAAGGCGCCAGTGAACCCGGAGAACTCGGGTCCTTCAACGCCCGGCCACGTCCGGCGCCGTTGGCAGCTCTTTTGAAGGGTGATGAATTTGCTGCCCATCAAGCCTTCATCGAAGGCATGGGCGACAGCGCGCTTTGGAAGAAATACGGCGGTTGA
- a CDS encoding pyruvate, water dikinase regulatory protein: MNKTRHYFHLHLVSDSTGETLMTVARAATVQYENVQEIEHVYPLVRSHKQLDRVISEIEKAPGIVLYTLVDEEIAHRLEQKCRELGTPFVNILDPVFAVFQSYLNVTQTHRIGGQHAMDAEYFSRMEALNYTMMHDDGQIWDDLESADIVLLGISRTSKTPTCIYLANRGIKAANVPLVPGIPLPDNVKSLKNPMVVGLIASAERIQQIRRNRVLSLNSEGYNDQYVDRKEISQEINMTRRLCSEHQWPLIDVSRRSVEETAAEIMTLFKDYKTARENGVAEQQ, translated from the coding sequence GTGAATAAGACGAGACACTATTTTCATTTGCATCTTGTCTCAGATTCTACCGGTGAAACATTGATGACAGTGGCCCGCGCGGCAACGGTTCAATACGAAAATGTCCAGGAAATCGAACACGTTTATCCGCTAGTGCGGTCGCACAAGCAGTTGGACAGGGTGATCAGCGAAATCGAGAAAGCGCCGGGAATAGTGCTCTATACGCTGGTCGATGAAGAGATTGCACACCGCCTTGAGCAAAAATGCCGCGAATTGGGAACACCCTTCGTCAACATTCTCGATCCGGTGTTTGCGGTATTTCAGTCCTATCTGAATGTCACGCAAACACATCGGATTGGTGGCCAGCATGCGATGGATGCGGAGTATTTTAGCCGCATGGAAGCTCTCAACTACACCATGATGCATGACGATGGTCAGATTTGGGATGATTTGGAATCGGCTGACATTGTTCTGCTCGGTATTTCGCGAACCTCAAAGACACCGACCTGCATCTATCTCGCCAATCGGGGGATCAAGGCTGCAAATGTACCTCTGGTGCCCGGCATTCCCTTACCGGACAATGTCAAATCCTTGAAAAATCCGATGGTGGTCGGCCTGATCGCTTCGGCAGAACGGATCCAACAAATTCGCAGAAATAGAGTTTTGTCTTTGAATTCAGAAGGTTATAACGATCAATATGTCGATCGAAAGGAAATCTCCCAGGAGATCAATATGACCCGGCGTCTGTGTTCTGAACACCAGTGGCCGTTGATTGATGTCAGCCGGCGCTCTGTTGAAGAAACAGCCGCCGAGATCATGACCTTGTTCAAAGATTATAAAACAGCCCGCGAAAACGGGGTTGCAGAGCAACAGTAA
- the rho gene encoding transcription termination factor Rho has product MREMKLKDLKEKTPTELLQKAEELEVENASTMRKQELMFAILKNLAAQDVEIIGEGVVEVLQDGFGFLRSPDANYLPGPDDIYVSPSQIRRFSLRTGDTVEGQIRSPKEGERYFALLKVNTINFEDPEKARHKVHFDNLTPLYPDEKFKMEIEDPTIKDLSSRVIDLVAPLGKGQRALITAPPRTGKTVFLQNIAKSITNNHPECYLIVLLIDERPEEVTDMQRTVDGEVVSSTFDEPASRHVQVAEMVIEKAKRLTEHGRDVVILLDSITRLGRAYNTVVPSSGKVLTGGVDANALQRPKRFFGAARNIEEGGSLTIIATALIDTGSRMDEVIFEEFKGTGNSEIILDRKISDKRVYPAIDIQRSGTRKEELLVPPERLKKTFVLRRILNPMGTVDAVEFLLDKLKQTKSNDDFFDSMNT; this is encoded by the coding sequence ATGCGGGAAATGAAACTTAAAGACCTAAAAGAAAAAACACCGACCGAGCTCCTGCAAAAAGCGGAAGAGCTTGAAGTCGAAAACGCCAGCACCATGCGCAAGCAGGAGCTGATGTTCGCAATCTTGAAGAACCTCGCGGCTCAAGATGTAGAGATCATCGGCGAAGGCGTCGTGGAAGTGCTGCAGGATGGATTCGGTTTCCTGCGCTCTCCAGATGCCAACTACCTTCCGGGACCGGATGACATTTACGTCTCTCCATCCCAGATCCGCCGTTTTTCCTTACGCACAGGGGATACCGTCGAAGGCCAGATCCGTAGCCCGAAAGAGGGCGAACGGTATTTTGCGCTTTTGAAGGTCAACACAATCAATTTTGAAGACCCGGAAAAAGCCCGGCACAAGGTACATTTTGACAACCTGACCCCGCTTTACCCGGATGAAAAATTCAAGATGGAGATCGAAGATCCGACCATCAAGGATTTGTCTTCCCGGGTGATCGATCTGGTTGCCCCGCTCGGCAAAGGTCAACGTGCTTTGATCACCGCGCCGCCGCGGACCGGTAAGACCGTCTTCCTGCAGAATATTGCAAAGTCGATTACCAACAATCATCCGGAATGTTATCTGATCGTGCTTCTGATCGATGAGCGTCCGGAAGAAGTGACGGACATGCAGCGGACGGTCGATGGTGAGGTTGTCTCCTCGACGTTTGACGAACCGGCATCCCGGCACGTGCAAGTCGCCGAGATGGTGATCGAAAAAGCCAAGCGTTTGACCGAGCACGGCCGCGATGTGGTTATTCTGCTGGATTCCATCACCCGCCTTGGCCGCGCCTATAACACGGTGGTTCCATCCTCTGGTAAGGTTCTGACCGGTGGTGTTGATGCCAATGCCCTGCAACGCCCAAAACGCTTCTTCGGTGCAGCCCGGAACATTGAAGAGGGTGGCTCGCTGACAATCATCGCGACGGCTCTGATCGATACCGGAAGCCGCATGGATGAAGTGATCTTTGAAGAGTTCAAGGGGACAGGTAACTCTGAAATTATCCTGGACCGGAAGATCTCCGACAAGCGGGTTTACCCGGCGATCGATATTCAACGCTCCGGCACCCGGAAAGAAGAACTTCTGGTTCCGCCAGAGCGGCTCAAGAAGACCTTTGTTTTGCGTCGGATCCTCAATCCGATGGGCACGGTCGATGCAGTTGAGTTCCTTCTCGACAAGCTCAAGCAGACGAAGTCGAACGACGATTTCTTCGACAGCATGAACACCTGA